From Fundulus heteroclitus isolate FHET01 chromosome 14, MU-UCD_Fhet_4.1, whole genome shotgun sequence, the proteins below share one genomic window:
- the LOC118565595 gene encoding histone H2B 1/2: MPEPAKSAPKKGSKKAVTKTAGKGGKKKRKTRKESYAIYVYKVLKQVHPDTGISSKAMSIMNSFVNDIFERIASEASRLAHYNKRSTITSREIQTAVRLLLPGELAKHAVSEGTKAVTKYTSSK; encoded by the coding sequence ATGCCTGAACCCGCCAAGTCTGCGCCCAAGAAGGGCTCCAAGAAAGCGGTGACCAAGACCGCCGGCAAAGGAggcaagaagaagagaaagaccAGGAAGGAGAGCTACGCCATCTACGTGTACAAGGTGCTGAAGCAGGTGCATCCCGACACGGGCATCTCCTCCAAGGCCATGAGCATCATGAACTCGTTCGTCAACGACATCTTTGAGCGCATCGCCTCCGAGGCGTCCCGTCTGGCTCACTACAACAAGCGCTCCACCATCACCTCCAGGGAGATCCAGACCGCTGTGCGCCTCCTGCTGCCCGGTGAGCTGGCCAAGCACGCCGTGTCTGAGGG
- the LOC118565597 gene encoding histone H4: MSGRGKGGKGLGKGGAKRHRKVLRDNIQGITKPAIRRLARRGGVKRISGLIYEETRGVLKVFLENVIRDAVTYTEHAKRKTVTAMDVVYALKRQGRTLYGFGG, translated from the coding sequence ATGAGCGGCAGAGGAAAGGGAGGCAAAGGACTCGGTAAAGGAGGCGCCAAGCGTCACCGCAAAGTCCTCCGCGATAACATCCAGGGAATCACCAAGCCCGCCATCCGCCGTCTGGCTCGCCGCGGGGGAGTCAAGCGCATCTCCGGCCTCATCTACGAGGAGACCCGCGGTGTGCTGAAGGTCTTCCTGGAGAACGTGATCCGGGACGCCGTCACCTACACCGAGCACGCCAAGAGGAAGACGGTCACCGCCATGGATGTGGTGTACGCTCTGAAGAGGCAGGGCCGCACCCTGTACGGCTTCGGAGGCTAG